The following are encoded in a window of Methanococcoides sp. LMO-2 genomic DNA:
- a CDS encoding PAS domain-containing protein translates to MISSEDIEIIINSSQAVIFLWDTDEDWNVDFVSENILQFGYDPEEFIDGKLTYADIVHPDDIDHLKEDFLDYSKKDKLVGFTRQYRIITKFGEIRWVDERSLMKRNDRGDIESIQGIIFDITENKKVEEALQINEARLETLLRLNQMSSHSVKEIIEFILEEGIKLMGSEAGYFALVNQSEDTITVHS, encoded by the coding sequence ATGATCAGCAGTGAAGACATTGAAATAATAATAAACAGTAGTCAGGCAGTAATTTTCCTTTGGGATACCGATGAGGACTGGAATGTTGATTTTGTATCAGAGAATATACTCCAGTTTGGTTATGATCCGGAAGAGTTCATAGATGGAAAGTTAACGTATGCAGATATAGTGCATCCTGATGACATTGATCATTTAAAAGAGGACTTTTTAGATTATTCTAAAAAGGACAAACTTGTTGGTTTCACACGGCAGTACCGGATTATTACCAAATTTGGGGAGATTCGCTGGGTCGATGAAAGATCACTTATGAAACGAAATGATCGCGGGGATATTGAAAGCATCCAGGGAATTATTTTTGATATCACAGAGAACAAAAAAGTCGAAGAAGCCCTTCAGATCAATGAAGCACGACTGGAAACGCTTCTCAGGCTCAATCAGATGAGTTCCCATTCGGTCAAAGAGATCATTGAATTCATACTTGAAGAAGGTATCAAACTGATGGGAAGCGAAGCTGGTTACTTTGCCCTGGTGAACCAGTCTGAAGATACCATCACTGTTCATTCGTAG
- a CDS encoding PAS domain S-box protein translates to MNICNESTGENSIEASCIAKGIIDVINGNKGLLKIEYPCHSPDEKRWFLLKVTPLSKTYPTNVLLQHIDITDRKLAEEQIRDRGNRLDSIFRAVPAGIGVVQERILREVNDRICKMTGYSRDELLGQSARILYPTNDEFEYVGREKYSLIQKKGTGVVETQWKRKDGNIIDIILSSSPIDPDDQLKGVTFSALDITERKKAENTLIESEENYRLLAHNSLDAIWVMNKDLEFTYVSPSCYIISGYTPDEFIGTKVYDHCDDLNYQTILNFIQEGIDRLPDASGVKFEAVLRRKDGTEFPVEIVGKVLCDEDGSPIGFQGTTRDITDRKKAKQSLIESEAKFRNYIDNAPDAVFVSDLDGNYIEVNKSACRITGYSEDELVGMNFLDITPVEHHEFLLKKFNELKKNGIIDLDVQFLTKNGCKRWWNVSSSVLSDERIITFKKDITKNKSAEFELIETLKYSTQKENEITELLNSAHSILKNKDFEAVARIVFDACARTIGAKAGYVALLSETGDENKVLFLEDGGMSCFVDPELPMPVRGLRDEVYKKGNVVYHNDFMNSEWTKYMPEGHMDLPNVLFTPLRIEGKTLGLMGFSYKDGDFNENDALLAKTFGDYLAISLNNKINLDLINKSEELYRSIFESAANLITSVDENGIIVDCNSRIKNVLGYDKKEIVGNPMSKIIHPDYMDKALESLQEILETGVSYNEEYKVVKKDGTLIDVVINSSGINKSNGKYERTICLINDITEHKKAELKLYESEKKYSTIVENGNDGIIILQGDSIKFANRTMQEMAGYSYEQIVERSFIEFVSPKHVDTIKEKYRRRLNGEKVSNHYEIEIISKSGALLPVNVSASVVQYKGHPATMAILRDISSWKQARQALIASKLAAEEANRTKSEFLANVSHELRTPLNPIIGFSDILANEMAGELNEKQKKYAFTIKNHGEELLNLINHILDISNIHAGNTDLECDLFNLQKSIVEVKESRIVIASKKNVLLESHVDPQLAEIFADPVKIKDILHGLVDNAIKFTPEGGVVEIYATREDDHARISVVDTGIGISKEDRVRIFNPFMQVDGSTTRKYGGIGLGLMLAKEYVNLHSGKIWVESELGVGSKFTFTIPIVSEKANLLNTNDDPFSCGDSILNVSLNNRCS, encoded by the coding sequence TTGAATATTTGTAATGAATCAACAGGTGAAAACTCAATTGAAGCTTCATGTATAGCAAAAGGGATAATTGATGTCATAAATGGAAATAAAGGCCTATTAAAAATAGAGTACCCCTGTCACAGTCCTGATGAAAAGCGCTGGTTTTTGCTGAAGGTGACACCACTTTCAAAAACTTATCCTACAAATGTCCTTTTACAGCACATTGATATCACTGATCGCAAACTTGCAGAAGAACAAATACGTGATAGGGGAAATCGTCTTGATAGCATATTCAGGGCTGTACCTGCTGGAATAGGTGTTGTTCAGGAGCGAATCCTAAGAGAAGTTAATGACCGTATTTGTAAAATGACAGGATACTCAAGAGATGAACTGCTTGGTCAGAGTGCAAGGATACTTTATCCTACAAATGATGAATTTGAGTATGTTGGAAGGGAAAAATATTCCCTGATCCAAAAAAAGGGCACCGGAGTTGTAGAAACTCAATGGAAGAGAAAAGATGGCAACATCATTGACATAATTCTTAGTTCATCACCTATAGATCCCGATGATCAATTGAAAGGAGTTACTTTCAGTGCACTTGACATAACTGAACGCAAGAAAGCTGAGAATACCTTAATAGAAAGTGAGGAAAACTATCGTCTTCTTGCACATAACAGTCTTGATGCTATATGGGTCATGAATAAAGATCTGGAGTTTACTTATGTAAGTCCATCTTGTTATATTATTTCAGGATATACTCCCGATGAGTTCATCGGGACTAAAGTTTATGATCACTGCGATGATCTGAATTACCAGACGATCTTGAATTTCATTCAGGAAGGTATTGACAGGCTGCCGGATGCTTCAGGAGTGAAATTTGAGGCTGTACTTCGTAGAAAGGATGGTACAGAGTTTCCCGTTGAGATTGTTGGGAAGGTACTTTGTGATGAAGATGGCTCTCCAATAGGATTCCAGGGAACAACAAGGGACATAACTGATCGCAAAAAGGCAAAGCAATCATTGATAGAAAGTGAAGCTAAGTTCAGAAATTACATAGATAATGCACCTGATGCTGTATTTGTATCCGATCTGGATGGAAACTATATTGAGGTCAATAAGTCTGCATGTAGAATAACAGGCTACTCTGAAGATGAATTGGTCGGAATGAACTTCCTGGATATAACTCCTGTAGAACATCATGAATTTTTGCTGAAAAAATTCAATGAATTGAAGAAGAATGGTATTATTGATCTTGATGTTCAGTTCTTGACAAAGAATGGATGTAAAAGATGGTGGAATGTGAGTTCTTCGGTACTTTCTGATGAGCGTATAATTACTTTTAAGAAAGATATTACAAAAAACAAAAGCGCTGAATTTGAGCTTATAGAAACACTGAAATATTCTACCCAGAAAGAAAATGAGATAACAGAACTTCTGAATTCAGCCCATTCAATTTTGAAGAACAAGGATTTTGAAGCAGTAGCAAGGATTGTCTTTGATGCCTGTGCAAGGACCATTGGTGCAAAAGCCGGATATGTTGCATTGCTATCGGAAACAGGGGATGAGAATAAGGTCCTTTTCCTGGAAGATGGTGGTATGTCGTGCTTCGTTGATCCTGAGTTGCCAATGCCCGTAAGGGGATTACGGGATGAAGTATACAAGAAGGGGAATGTTGTCTATCACAATGATTTCATGAACAGTGAATGGACAAAGTATATGCCCGAAGGTCATATGGACCTTCCGAATGTGCTGTTCACTCCTTTGCGTATAGAAGGCAAAACTCTGGGTTTAATGGGTTTTTCCTACAAAGATGGTGATTTCAATGAAAATGATGCACTCCTTGCCAAGACATTCGGTGATTATCTTGCAATATCGCTGAACAACAAAATAAATTTAGATCTAATTAATAAGAGTGAAGAACTTTATCGCTCAATATTCGAATCTGCAGCCAATCTTATCACATCAGTTGATGAAAATGGTATCATTGTAGATTGCAACAGTCGGATCAAAAATGTCCTGGGTTATGATAAAAAAGAGATCGTTGGGAATCCAATGTCAAAGATCATCCATCCGGATTATATGGATAAAGCTTTAGAATCCCTTCAGGAAATACTTGAAACCGGAGTTTCCTATAATGAAGAGTACAAGGTGGTAAAGAAAGATGGAACTCTCATTGATGTGGTCATCAATTCGTCCGGTATCAACAAGTCCAATGGTAAATATGAGAGGACAATATGTCTAATCAATGATATCACTGAACACAAAAAAGCCGAGCTCAAGCTATATGAAAGTGAGAAAAAGTATTCAACGATCGTTGAAAATGGTAACGATGGTATAATTATCCTTCAGGGTGATTCTATCAAATTTGCCAACAGAACGATGCAGGAAATGGCCGGCTATTCGTATGAACAAATCGTTGAAAGGTCCTTTATTGAATTTGTTTCTCCGAAGCATGTTGATACTATAAAGGAAAAGTACAGGAGGAGACTGAACGGGGAAAAAGTCTCTAACCATTATGAGATAGAGATCATCTCTAAGTCTGGAGCCCTGCTTCCTGTGAATGTAAGTGCATCTGTAGTCCAATATAAGGGTCATCCGGCGACCATGGCAATTCTCAGGGATATAAGCAGCTGGAAGCAAGCCAGACAGGCCTTGATAGCTTCCAAACTTGCAGCCGAAGAGGCAAACAGGACTAAATCCGAATTCCTTGCAAATGTAAGTCATGAGCTCAGGACTCCGCTCAACCCTATCATTGGCTTTTCAGACATACTGGCCAATGAGATGGCTGGTGAACTTAATGAGAAACAGAAGAAATATGCTTTTACAATTAAAAATCATGGGGAAGAACTGCTGAATCTTATTAATCACATACTTGATATAAGCAATATCCATGCTGGAAATACTGATCTGGAATGTGATCTGTTCAACCTGCAAAAAAGCATTGTTGAGGTAAAGGAATCACGCATTGTAATTGCATCAAAAAAGAACGTTCTGTTAGAATCACATGTTGATCCACAATTGGCAGAGATCTTTGCTGATCCTGTGAAGATCAAAGACATTCTTCATGGTCTTGTAGATAATGCGATCAAATTCACTCCTGAAGGAGGAGTTGTAGAGATCTATGCTACCAGGGAGGACGACCATGCCCGTATATCAGTTGTTGATACGGGAATTGGTATTTCGAAGGAAGATCGTGTCAGGATATTCAATCCGTTCATGCAGGTGGATGGCTCAACTACCCGTAAATATGGTGGCATCGGTCTGGGGCTCATGCTTGCAAAGGAATATGTGAATCTTCATAGTGGTAAGATCTGGGTTGAAAGCGAATTGGGTGTTGGTAGTAAGTTTACATTTACGATTCCGATTGTATCGGAAAAAGCCAATCTGCTCAATACCAACGATGATCCCTTCAGTTGTGGGGATTCCATACTGAACGTTTCACTTAATAATAGATGTTCTTAG
- a CDS encoding DUF6713 family protein, which produces MSDILFWVYLVNAVLLINHEIDSAYWKEWDLFRLPGGITGFLLIHIPVLFFVLYGLVLVFQQSFTGLIFSLILSLSGIFAFTAHMYFIRKGRDEFKTTISLFILISTLIVSLVQAYLTISLILK; this is translated from the coding sequence ATGTCAGACATCCTCTTCTGGGTATACCTGGTAAATGCAGTCCTGCTGATAAACCATGAGATCGATTCTGCTTACTGGAAAGAATGGGATCTCTTCAGGCTGCCAGGTGGAATAACAGGATTCCTTCTAATACACATTCCGGTACTATTTTTTGTACTATACGGACTGGTCCTGGTCTTCCAGCAGTCTTTCACCGGCCTGATATTTTCATTGATCCTGAGCCTTAGCGGCATCTTTGCATTTACAGCCCACATGTATTTCATAAGGAAAGGCAGAGATGAGTTCAAGACAACTATCTCACTATTCATTCTGATCTCAACGCTGATAGTATCACTGGTACAAGCCTACCTCACCATCAGCCTAATTCTAAAATGA
- a CDS encoding TatD family hydrolase, whose protein sequence is MNTSPKIPITDEHMHIDPRAKGLKAVKEFQNVGGTHIILVTKPTWTIGVEVTKPEDYRIVFDETVDLARQINETGVKAFPVLGVHPAEITKLTERMELDRAVELMKSGLEIAATYVDEGVAVGLKSGRPHYPVSEEIWDASNEIMEHGFMLAKDHDCAIQLHTESVEEPELIDITERAKRTGIRLNKVVKHYAPPLVNVCEKLGIFPGVLAGKGAIEQALEEGTRFMMETDYIDDPDRPGAVLGPKTIPRRTLKLVEEYGEEPFWKVHKENVEEVYEVEIEI, encoded by the coding sequence ATGAACACATCACCAAAGATCCCCATCACCGATGAGCATATGCACATAGATCCCCGTGCAAAGGGACTGAAAGCTGTCAAAGAGTTCCAGAATGTAGGAGGAACTCACATAATCCTTGTTACCAAACCCACCTGGACCATCGGAGTGGAGGTCACAAAACCGGAGGACTACAGGATCGTCTTCGATGAGACCGTAGACCTTGCCAGACAGATCAACGAGACCGGTGTCAAAGCTTTCCCGGTGCTCGGTGTCCACCCGGCCGAGATCACCAAACTCACCGAACGCATGGAACTTGACAGGGCTGTTGAACTTATGAAGAGCGGCCTTGAGATCGCTGCAACGTACGTCGATGAAGGAGTTGCCGTAGGACTCAAGAGCGGACGCCCACACTACCCGGTCTCAGAAGAGATATGGGATGCTTCCAATGAAATCATGGAACATGGATTCATGCTCGCAAAGGATCATGACTGTGCGATCCAGCTGCATACCGAGAGCGTTGAGGAGCCGGAACTTATCGATATAACTGAAAGAGCAAAAAGAACAGGCATCCGACTGAATAAGGTGGTCAAGCATTACGCCCCCCCTCTTGTGAATGTTTGTGAGAAGCTTGGGATATTCCCAGGAGTGCTGGCTGGCAAAGGTGCCATCGAGCAGGCCCTTGAAGAAGGAACACGGTTCATGATGGAAACCGATTATATTGATGATCCTGATAGGCCGGGGGCCGTACTGGGACCAAAGACCATTCCCAGAAGGACATTGAAGCTTGTGGAAGAGTACGGTGAGGAGCCGTTCTGGAAAGTGCACAAGGAGAATGTGGAAGAGGTCTATGAGGTTGAGATCGAAATTTAA
- a CDS encoding desulfoferrodoxin family protein: protein MEFSEIIGSEDTNNVDDRSKERHIPTIEVLRNYEGTGKEYIRVVVGEKAIHPNTPEHHIEYIELYGRTKMMDTVTIGRATFGPGVKPDAVFGLVYFGKYREFCAIAYCNVHGPWENCIEIREELRLTAGCRREKCLQEGFGV from the coding sequence ATGGAATTTTCTGAGATCATAGGGTCCGAAGACACAAATAATGTCGATGACCGTTCAAAAGAAAGACACATCCCAACAATCGAAGTTCTCAGAAACTACGAAGGTACAGGGAAGGAATATATCCGCGTTGTTGTGGGAGAAAAAGCGATACATCCGAACACCCCTGAGCATCATATCGAATATATTGAGCTCTATGGCCGCACCAAGATGATGGACACGGTCACCATCGGCAGGGCAACCTTCGGTCCGGGAGTAAAACCGGATGCTGTTTTCGGGTTGGTATATTTTGGCAAGTACCGGGAATTTTGTGCAATTGCATATTGCAATGTCCATGGTCCATGGGAGAACTGTATAGAGATACGAGAGGAACTAAGGCTGACAGCCGGTTGCAGGAGGGAAAAGTGCCTGCAGGAAGGGTTCGGGGTTTAA
- the uvrA gene encoding excinuclease ABC subunit UvrA → MSLKNIIVKGAKEHNLKNIDLVFPRDKLIVITGLSGSGKSSLAFDTIYAEGQRRYVESLSAYARQFLGLMEKPDVEYIEGLSPAISIEQKTTSKNPRSTVGTVTEIYDYLRLLYARIGIRHCPKCGKTIEPQSVDQIVDSIMKIDEGSKVHILAPLVRERKGEYKKLLTDLRGEGFARARVDGDIVSLDDAETIELGRYYKHNIEVVVDRLAIKKGIEERLSDSVETALEKSGGTLMVHVLDGDEMVFSENLACTDCGIGFEEMEPSAFSFNSPQGACEECHGLGTSMEFDPELIVPDPTLTLREGAIEHWSKKDGYYMQALESVGQHFGFSLDVPFEELEQKHKDIIFNGTNEMINYVHIGKNGGMWKHKGRFRGVISNISKTYDNTESENTKDRLRKYITTKPCTTCSGNRLKPASLAVTINDSNIIQVTQMSVETSLQFFEELEPTLTPREYSIARLILKEIKARLGFLMDVGLDYLTLSRSAATLSGGEAQRIRLATQIGSSLMGVLYILDEPSIGLHQRDNLRLINTLKHLRDIGNTVVVVEHDEETILNSDHVVDMGPGAGIHGGEVVAEGTPEEIMAHPDSLTGQYMSGKLEIAVPEKRRKPAGKLILKGASQNNLKGIDVKFPLGVMACVTGVSGSGKSTLINETLNKVLAQKLHRARDRPGKYKEIKGLDLIDKVITIDQSPIGRTPRSNPATYTNLFTPIRELFAQTKMAKARGYKPGRFSFNVRGGRCETCSGDGIITIEMHFLPDVYVPCEVCHGKRYNRETLEVTYKDKTIADVLDMTVEEALEFFENVPKIKRKLQTLYDVGLGYIKLGQSSTTLSGGEAQRVKLATELSRRSTGKTVYILDEPTTGLHFDDVNKLLDVLQRLVDAGNTVIVIEHNLDVIKTADWVIDLGPEGGERGGTIVAEGTPEKLAKSKDSYTGEFLKRVLKG, encoded by the coding sequence ATGTCCCTGAAAAATATAATCGTCAAAGGTGCCAAGGAGCACAACCTGAAGAATATCGATCTCGTATTCCCCCGTGACAAACTGATAGTCATAACAGGGCTCAGCGGATCAGGAAAATCATCCCTTGCTTTTGATACCATATATGCAGAGGGACAGAGGCGATACGTGGAATCACTTTCAGCTTATGCGAGGCAGTTCCTGGGACTTATGGAAAAACCGGACGTCGAGTACATAGAGGGACTTTCCCCTGCGATCTCCATCGAGCAGAAGACAACCAGCAAGAACCCGCGTTCCACAGTGGGAACGGTTACTGAGATCTATGACTATCTCAGGCTGCTCTATGCAAGAATAGGCATCAGGCACTGCCCAAAATGTGGCAAGACCATAGAGCCTCAGAGTGTTGACCAGATCGTTGACAGCATCATGAAAATAGATGAAGGGTCAAAGGTCCATATCCTTGCACCCCTTGTGAGGGAACGTAAAGGAGAGTACAAAAAATTGCTCACGGACCTCAGGGGAGAAGGGTTTGCACGCGCAAGGGTGGATGGAGATATCGTATCACTGGATGATGCCGAGACCATCGAACTTGGACGCTACTACAAGCACAACATCGAAGTGGTTGTGGACAGGCTTGCCATCAAGAAAGGCATCGAAGAAAGATTGTCGGATTCCGTGGAGACTGCGCTTGAGAAGAGTGGCGGTACCCTGATGGTACATGTTCTTGACGGCGATGAGATGGTGTTCAGCGAAAACCTCGCATGTACGGACTGTGGGATCGGATTTGAGGAAATGGAACCTTCTGCGTTCTCTTTCAACAGTCCTCAGGGTGCATGTGAAGAATGCCACGGTCTTGGAACTTCAATGGAGTTCGACCCTGAACTGATCGTACCTGACCCCACCCTGACATTGAGAGAAGGTGCCATCGAGCACTGGAGCAAGAAAGACGGCTACTACATGCAGGCACTGGAATCCGTGGGACAGCATTTCGGATTCTCACTGGATGTGCCCTTCGAGGAGCTTGAACAAAAGCACAAGGACATAATCTTCAACGGTACCAATGAAATGATAAACTACGTGCACATCGGTAAGAACGGTGGTATGTGGAAGCATAAAGGTCGTTTCCGGGGAGTCATCTCCAATATTTCAAAAACTTATGATAATACCGAATCTGAGAACACGAAGGACAGGTTGAGGAAGTATATCACAACCAAGCCATGTACTACCTGTAGTGGCAACAGGCTGAAACCCGCCAGCCTTGCTGTGACCATCAACGACAGCAACATCATCCAGGTCACGCAGATGTCCGTGGAGACATCATTGCAGTTCTTCGAGGAACTGGAACCGACCCTCACACCACGCGAGTATTCCATTGCACGACTGATTCTCAAAGAGATCAAGGCAAGGCTTGGTTTCCTCATGGACGTCGGCCTTGATTACCTTACACTTAGCCGTTCAGCAGCGACCCTTTCAGGAGGAGAGGCACAGCGTATCAGGCTGGCCACCCAGATCGGATCCAGCCTCATGGGAGTGCTGTACATCCTGGATGAGCCAAGCATAGGGCTGCACCAGAGAGACAACCTCAGGCTGATCAATACACTGAAACATCTTCGTGATATCGGCAACACGGTAGTTGTCGTGGAGCATGACGAAGAGACCATACTCAATTCAGATCACGTGGTAGATATGGGACCTGGTGCAGGTATCCACGGTGGAGAGGTCGTGGCAGAGGGCACGCCTGAAGAAATTATGGCACACCCTGATTCTCTTACCGGTCAGTACATGAGCGGAAAACTTGAGATCGCTGTGCCGGAGAAGAGGCGCAAACCAGCCGGTAAGCTGATCTTAAAAGGTGCATCACAGAACAATCTCAAGGGTATCGATGTGAAATTCCCACTTGGTGTCATGGCATGCGTCACCGGCGTATCCGGTTCCGGAAAGAGCACACTGATCAATGAGACCCTCAACAAAGTGCTTGCACAGAAGCTCCACCGCGCAAGGGACAGGCCTGGCAAGTACAAGGAAATCAAGGGTCTTGACCTGATAGACAAGGTCATCACCATCGACCAGTCACCGATCGGAAGAACACCACGTTCCAATCCTGCTACCTACACCAACCTATTCACACCTATCAGGGAGCTATTTGCACAAACAAAGATGGCAAAGGCAAGAGGATACAAACCCGGAAGGTTCAGCTTCAATGTTCGCGGAGGACGGTGTGAGACCTGCTCAGGTGACGGTATCATTACAATTGAGATGCACTTTTTGCCTGACGTCTATGTGCCCTGTGAGGTCTGTCACGGGAAGCGCTACAACCGTGAGACACTTGAGGTGACCTATAAGGACAAGACCATCGCAGATGTGCTGGACATGACCGTTGAGGAAGCACTGGAATTCTTTGAGAATGTACCCAAGATCAAGAGAAAGCTCCAGACTCTCTACGATGTTGGTCTTGGATATATCAAGCTGGGACAGTCCTCAACAACCCTCTCAGGAGGAGAGGCACAGCGTGTGAAGCTGGCAACCGAGCTTAGCAGGCGTTCTACCGGTAAGACGGTCTACATTCTTGACGAGCCTACAACAGGACTTCACTTTGATGATGTAAACAAGTTGCTTGATGTGCTCCAGAGACTTGTGGATGCAGGTAACACGGTTATCGTGATCGAACACAACCTCGATGTCATTAAGACAGCGGACTGGGTCATCGACCTTGGACCAGAGGGTGGAGAGCGTGGAGGAACCATCGTTGCCGAAGGCACACCTGAGAAACTGGCAAAGAGCAAGGACTCCTATACAGGGGAATTCCTGAAGCGGGTACTCAAGGGATAA
- a CDS encoding FmdE family protein: MELDDVIKFHGHLCPGLVIGYRVATYAANKFKDRAEDEELVVIVENKSCSVDAIQVVNGCTFGKGNLVFRDLGKHVYTFFKRGNPEALRISINPRQRREDPRYNELFPKVRNGTATDEEKEEFKQRHAERGLAILDIPDEELFTATNVEIEPPEKAMVYRSIACAECGEEAMETRLRVKNGQMVCLSCFEGHDI, translated from the coding sequence ATGGAACTGGATGATGTTATAAAATTCCACGGGCATCTCTGCCCTGGACTTGTTATTGGTTACAGGGTTGCAACCTATGCAGCCAATAAGTTCAAGGATCGGGCTGAGGACGAGGAACTTGTTGTCATTGTTGAGAACAAGTCCTGCAGTGTGGATGCTATCCAAGTGGTCAATGGATGCACCTTTGGAAAAGGCAACCTTGTGTTCAGGGACCTTGGAAAGCATGTCTATACTTTCTTCAAGAGAGGAAACCCTGAAGCGCTCAGGATCTCAATAAATCCCCGCCAGCGCAGGGAAGATCCTCGCTACAACGAACTTTTCCCCAAAGTAAGAAATGGTACTGCCACTGACGAGGAAAAGGAAGAGTTCAAACAAAGGCATGCAGAAAGGGGTCTCGCAATCCTTGATATTCCGGATGAGGAACTTTTCACTGCAACAAATGTAGAGATCGAACCGCCTGAAAAGGCCATGGTCTACCGTTCCATAGCATGTGCAGAATGCGGCGAAGAAGCAATGGAAACACGTCTTCGTGTAAAGAACGGACAGATGGTCTGTCTTTCATGTTTTGAAGGTCATGATATCTGA
- the purB gene encoding adenylosuccinate lyase, giving the protein MAIHPIEYRYGTDEMKYVWSEANRLEKLLKTEAALSQAEAKVGIVPVEAANAIEHSIGSVKLERVTEIEDEIHHDMMAIVLAISEQCSEDAAKWVHFGATSNDILDTATALQMMDAVAILEDKVRTLLDVLLIKAEEHKNTVCAGRTHGQIGVPTTYGLRFAIWASEMSRHLERLGQLTPRLLVGQMTGAVGTQAAFGQDGIEIQKHAMEYLGLGSVDVSNQIIQRDRHAEFVMWMANTVTTLDKIAVEIRSLQRSEIAEVEESFRKKQVGSSTMPHKRNPIKSEQISGLARIVRSMVEPELLNNTLWDERDLTNSSCERVVFPESCVLTDHLLKLAIGVIENLRFYPENIRKNLDLLRGLNMGEAIMIELAKRGVGRQEAHEIVRSSAMEAHESGKHLKEVLLAKPEVTQYLSEDDITDLVNPDRYIGTAVTQVENVVAKIRSQF; this is encoded by the coding sequence ATGAAATATGTCTGGAGTGAGGCAAACCGCCTTGAAAAGCTCTTAAAGACCGAGGCAGCTCTTTCACAGGCTGAAGCAAAGGTAGGCATCGTACCTGTTGAAGCTGCGAATGCAATCGAGCACAGCATTGGCTCTGTCAAACTGGAAAGGGTCACAGAGATAGAAGATGAGATCCATCATGACATGATGGCCATCGTTCTCGCAATCTCCGAGCAGTGCAGCGAAGATGCTGCAAAATGGGTGCACTTTGGTGCAACATCCAACGATATCCTGGACACAGCCACCGCTCTTCAGATGATGGATGCAGTTGCTATCCTTGAAGACAAGGTACGCACGCTTCTGGATGTCTTGTTGATAAAGGCAGAAGAGCACAAGAATACTGTCTGTGCAGGAAGAACACACGGTCAGATCGGTGTCCCAACAACATACGGTCTCAGGTTTGCTATCTGGGCAAGTGAGATGTCAAGACACCTCGAGCGTCTGGGCCAGCTCACACCACGTCTTCTGGTAGGACAGATGACCGGAGCTGTGGGTACACAGGCAGCATTCGGACAGGATGGTATCGAGATCCAGAAACATGCAATGGAATATCTTGGTCTTGGTAGTGTCGATGTATCTAACCAGATCATCCAGCGTGACCGCCACGCAGAGTTCGTCATGTGGATGGCAAATACAGTAACAACCCTTGACAAGATCGCAGTGGAGATCCGCTCCCTCCAGAGAAGCGAGATCGCAGAGGTCGAGGAAAGCTTCCGCAAGAAACAGGTAGGTTCTTCCACCATGCCTCACAAGAGGAACCCTATCAAGTCAGAACAGATCAGCGGTCTGGCACGTATCGTCCGCTCAATGGTCGAGCCGGAACTTCTGAACAACACTCTCTGGGATGAGCGTGACCTCACCAACTCTTCATGTGAAAGGGTAGTTTTCCCTGAAAGCTGTGTGCTGACCGACCACCTTCTCAAGCTGGCCATCGGTGTTATCGAAAACCTCAGGTTCTATCCTGAGAACATTCGCAAGAACCTTGACCTTCTCCGTGGTCTTAACATGGGTGAAGCTATCATGATCGAGCTTGCAAAGCGCGGTGTAGGAAGGCAGGAAGCCCACGAGATCGTGAGAAGCTCTGCAATGGAGGCACACGAGTCAGGCAAGCACCTCAAGGAAGTACTTCTGGCCAAGCCAGAGGTCACACAATACCTTAGTGAGGATGACATCACAGACCTTGTGAACCCTGACAGGTACATCGGTACTGCAGTGACCCAGGTCGAGAACGTCGTTGCAAAGATCAGAAGTCAGTTCTAA